The Buttiauxella selenatireducens genome has a window encoding:
- the ppc gene encoding phosphoenolpyruvate carboxylase, which translates to MNEQYSALRSNVSMLGKLLGDTIKDALGENILDRVETIRKLSKSSRAGNEANRQELLTTLQNLSNDELLPVARAFSQFLNLANTAEQYHSISANGEAASNPEVIAKTLQKLKNQPDLSEAAIRDAVESLSLELVLTAHPTEITRRTLIHKLVEVNSCLKQLDHSDIADYERNQIMRRLRQLVAQAWHTDEIRKHRPSPVDEAKWGFAVVENSLWEGVPNYLRELNEQLEDNLNYKLPVDFVPVRFTSWMGGDRDGNPNVTADITRHVLLLSRWKATDLFLRDIQVLVSELSMVECTKELSELAGPDAAQEPYRCIMKGIRQQLLATQAWLEAHLKGQRLPKPEGLLTQNEQLWEPLYACYQSLQACGMGIIANGQLLDTLRRVKCFGVPLVRIDVRQESTRHTEALGEMTRYLGIGDYESWSEADKQAFLIRELNSKRPLLPRQWEPSDETREVLETCKVVAEAPRGSIAAYVISMAKTPSDVLAVHLLLKEAGCTFALPVAPLFETLDDLNNADDVMTQLLNIDWYRGFIQGKQMVMIGYSDSAKDAGVMAASWAQYQAQDALIKTCEKAGITLTLFHGRGGSIGRGGAPAHAALLSQPPGSLKGGLRVTEQGEMIRFKYGLPEITISSLSLYTSAILEANLLPPPEPKKEWKHIMEELSVISCDMYRGYIRENEDFVPYFRSATPELELGKLPLGSRPAKRRPNGGVESLRAIPWIFAWTQNRLMLPAWLGAGAALQKVVEDGKQDVLETMCRDWPFFSTRLGMLEMVFAKADLWLAEYYDQRLVKPELWKLGKQLRDQLEADIKVVLDIANDSHLMADLPWIAESIQLRNIYTDPLNVLQAELLHRSRQSEEKGEVPDPQVEQALMVTIAGVAAGMRNTG; encoded by the coding sequence ATGAACGAACAATATTCCGCTTTGCGAAGTAATGTCAGTATGCTCGGCAAGTTGCTCGGGGATACCATCAAGGATGCGTTAGGTGAAAACATTCTTGACCGCGTAGAAACAATCCGCAAGTTGTCAAAGTCCTCACGGGCAGGCAATGAAGCAAACCGTCAGGAATTGCTGACCACGTTACAGAACCTGTCTAACGACGAATTACTCCCCGTAGCCCGTGCATTCAGCCAATTCCTGAACCTGGCCAACACCGCCGAGCAATATCACAGTATTTCCGCCAATGGCGAAGCTGCCAGCAATCCTGAAGTCATCGCTAAGACACTCCAAAAATTAAAAAATCAGCCTGACCTTAGCGAAGCCGCCATTCGTGATGCTGTTGAATCATTGTCACTGGAATTAGTGCTGACCGCACACCCGACTGAAATTACCCGTCGCACCTTGATTCACAAGCTGGTTGAAGTAAACAGTTGCCTGAAACAGCTCGATCACAGCGACATCGCCGACTACGAGCGCAACCAGATCATGCGCCGTCTGCGCCAGTTGGTCGCTCAAGCCTGGCACACCGATGAAATCCGTAAACACCGCCCTTCCCCAGTCGATGAAGCGAAATGGGGTTTTGCAGTGGTTGAAAACAGCCTGTGGGAAGGGGTTCCAAACTACCTGCGTGAGCTGAACGAGCAACTCGAAGACAACCTGAATTACAAACTGCCGGTCGATTTCGTTCCGGTGCGTTTCACTTCGTGGATGGGCGGCGATCGCGACGGTAACCCAAATGTGACCGCCGATATCACCCGCCACGTGCTGTTGCTCAGCCGCTGGAAAGCAACTGACCTGTTCCTGCGCGATATTCAGGTACTGGTTTCCGAACTTTCGATGGTGGAATGCACGAAAGAGCTAAGCGAACTGGCAGGTCCTGACGCTGCGCAAGAACCCTACCGTTGCATCATGAAAGGCATTCGTCAGCAATTACTGGCGACTCAAGCCTGGTTAGAAGCTCACCTGAAAGGCCAGCGTCTGCCAAAACCAGAAGGTTTATTGACGCAGAACGAACAGCTTTGGGAGCCGCTCTATGCGTGTTACCAGTCGCTGCAAGCGTGCGGCATGGGCATTATCGCCAACGGCCAGTTGCTTGATACCTTGCGCCGTGTGAAGTGCTTCGGCGTGCCGTTAGTCCGTATTGATGTCCGTCAGGAAAGCACTCGTCATACCGAAGCGCTGGGCGAAATGACTCGCTATCTGGGCATTGGTGACTACGAAAGCTGGTCCGAAGCGGACAAACAAGCCTTCTTAATCCGCGAGCTGAATTCTAAGCGCCCGCTGCTGCCACGCCAGTGGGAGCCAAGCGATGAAACTCGTGAAGTGCTGGAAACCTGTAAAGTCGTTGCCGAAGCACCGCGTGGTTCTATCGCTGCGTATGTTATTTCCATGGCGAAAACACCGTCTGACGTGCTGGCAGTCCACTTGCTGTTGAAAGAAGCGGGTTGCACCTTCGCGCTGCCTGTTGCTCCGCTGTTTGAAACACTCGACGACCTGAACAACGCCGATGACGTAATGACCCAGTTGTTGAACATCGACTGGTATCGCGGCTTCATTCAGGGTAAGCAGATGGTCATGATTGGCTATTCTGACTCCGCGAAAGATGCCGGCGTAATGGCTGCATCCTGGGCACAGTACCAGGCGCAAGACGCACTGATCAAAACCTGTGAGAAAGCCGGAATTACTCTGACGCTGTTCCACGGACGCGGTGGTTCAATTGGCCGTGGCGGTGCACCGGCACATGCTGCTCTGCTTTCTCAACCGCCAGGAAGCCTGAAAGGTGGCCTGCGTGTGACCGAGCAAGGCGAGATGATTCGCTTCAAATATGGTCTGCCGGAAATCACTATCAGCAGCCTGTCGCTCTACACCAGCGCGATTCTGGAAGCGAACCTGTTGCCACCACCAGAGCCTAAAAAAGAGTGGAAACATATCATGGAGGAGCTGTCTGTTATCTCCTGTGATATGTATCGTGGCTATATCCGCGAAAACGAAGACTTTGTGCCGTACTTCCGTTCAGCTACACCTGAGCTGGAACTGGGTAAACTGCCGCTGGGCTCACGCCCTGCAAAACGCCGCCCGAACGGTGGTGTTGAATCTTTGCGTGCTATCCCGTGGATCTTTGCCTGGACGCAAAACCGCCTGATGCTTCCAGCCTGGCTGGGTGCCGGTGCCGCACTGCAAAAAGTCGTAGAAGATGGCAAGCAAGACGTCCTGGAAACCATGTGCCGCGACTGGCCGTTCTTCTCCACGCGCCTTGGGATGTTGGAAATGGTGTTCGCCAAAGCTGACTTGTGGCTGGCGGAATACTACGACCAACGTCTGGTGAAACCAGAATTGTGGAAACTGGGTAAACAGCTGCGCGATCAACTGGAAGCAGACATCAAAGTGGTGCTGGATATCGCCAACGATTCGCACTTGATGGCTGACCTGCCGTGGATTGCCGAATCCATCCAGTTACGTAACATCTATACCGACCCATTAAACGTGTTGCAGGCTGAATTGCTGCACCGCTCGCGTCAGTCGGAAGAGAAAGGTGAAGTGCCAGATCCGCAGGTTGAACAAGCGTTGATGGTGACCATCGCCGGTGTTGCTGCAGG
- the argE gene encoding acetylornithine deacetylase translates to MKMKLPPFIEIYRALIATPSISATDSALDQSNESLINLLAGWFRDIGFNVEIQPVPGTRNKFNMLASTGSGAGGLLLAGHTDTVPFDDGRWTRDPFTLTEHENKLYGLGTADMKGFFAFILDALRDVDVTALKKPLYILATADEETTMAGARYFSETTHIRPDCAIIGEPTSLQPVRAHKGHISNAIRILGQSGHSSDPARGVNAIELMHDAIGHIMSLKNTLKERYHHDAFTVPYPTLNLGHINGGDAANRICACCELHMDIRPLPGLTLNDLNGLLNEALEPVSQKWPGRLTISELHPPIPGYECAKDHQLVQVVEKLLGAQTEVVNYCTEAPFIQTICPTLVLGPGSINQAHQPDEYIETRFIEPTRKLITQVVHHFCWH, encoded by the coding sequence GTGAAGATGAAATTACCTCCTTTTATCGAGATTTACCGCGCATTGATCGCTACCCCTTCCATCAGCGCTACCGACAGCGCGTTGGATCAGAGTAATGAGTCTTTAATCAATTTGCTGGCGGGATGGTTCCGCGACATTGGATTTAACGTCGAAATACAACCGGTGCCGGGTACGCGCAATAAATTCAACATGCTGGCGAGTACCGGTAGCGGTGCCGGTGGGCTACTGCTGGCGGGTCATACCGATACCGTGCCGTTTGACGATGGCCGCTGGACACGCGATCCCTTCACGCTGACCGAGCATGAAAATAAACTGTACGGCCTCGGTACTGCGGATATGAAAGGCTTCTTCGCCTTTATTCTTGACGCGCTGCGTGATGTGGATGTCACCGCGCTTAAAAAACCACTCTACATTCTGGCGACCGCCGATGAAGAAACGACGATGGCAGGTGCACGTTATTTCTCTGAAACCACGCATATTCGCCCAGACTGCGCCATCATCGGCGAACCAACATCTTTACAGCCAGTGCGCGCCCACAAAGGCCACATTTCAAATGCTATCCGCATACTTGGACAATCTGGCCACTCGAGCGATCCGGCTCGTGGTGTGAACGCAATCGAACTGATGCACGACGCAATCGGCCATATCATGTCGCTGAAGAACACGTTGAAAGAGCGTTATCACCATGACGCCTTCACTGTGCCTTATCCCACGCTGAACCTCGGGCACATTAACGGTGGCGATGCCGCCAACCGTATTTGTGCCTGTTGTGAATTGCATATGGATATTCGCCCACTGCCTGGGCTGACGTTAAATGATCTTAATGGTTTGCTAAATGAAGCATTAGAGCCCGTGAGCCAGAAATGGCCGGGTCGTTTGACGATTTCTGAACTGCACCCGCCGATTCCAGGCTACGAATGCGCCAAAGATCACCAGTTAGTGCAAGTGGTCGAGAAATTACTGGGCGCGCAAACCGAGGTCGTGAACTACTGCACCGAAGCGCCATTTATTCAGACGATTTGCCCAACGCTGGTTCTGGGGCCGGGCTCAATCAATCAGGCCCACCAGCCAGATGAATACATAGAAACGCGTTTTATCGAACCCACTCGCAAACTCATCACGCAAGTCGTGCATCATTTTTGCTGGCATTGA
- a CDS encoding argininosuccinate synthase, producing the protein MQNHGIKKIVLAYSGGLDTSAIIPWLKENYGGCEVVACVVDIGQDREDLKGVEQKALRSGATECYVVDAREEFISDYVYPVLQTGALYEGSYLLGTSMARPLIAKALVDVANKVGADALCHGATGKGNDQVRFESAWAALAPHLKVVAPWREWDLRSREALLDYLKERDIPTTASLEKIYSRDENAWHISTEGGVLESPWNAPNKDCWVWTVDPKEAPDQAEQVTVTVKQGKVVAVNGETMTPFQCLETLNKIGSKHGIGRIDIVENRLVGIKSRGCYETPGGTIMMAALRGVEQLVLDRDSFKWREQLGLEMSYVVYDGRWFAPLRKSLQASAESLAEEVNGEVVLELYKGQVTALQKKSPNSLYSEEFATFGEDEVYDHSHAGGFIRLFSLSSRIRALNELKK; encoded by the coding sequence ATGCAAAATCACGGCATCAAAAAAATCGTTCTCGCATACTCTGGCGGCCTTGATACTTCTGCCATCATTCCATGGCTGAAAGAAAACTACGGCGGCTGTGAAGTGGTCGCGTGTGTGGTGGATATTGGCCAGGATCGCGAAGACCTGAAAGGCGTGGAACAAAAGGCACTGCGCTCTGGCGCCACTGAGTGCTATGTCGTGGATGCGCGTGAAGAATTCATCAGCGATTACGTTTATCCAGTATTGCAAACTGGCGCACTGTACGAAGGCAGCTACCTGCTGGGTACGTCTATGGCGCGTCCATTGATTGCTAAAGCACTGGTTGATGTAGCGAATAAAGTCGGCGCAGATGCCCTGTGTCACGGCGCGACCGGTAAAGGTAACGACCAGGTACGTTTTGAATCTGCGTGGGCGGCTCTGGCGCCACATCTGAAAGTGGTTGCGCCATGGCGTGAGTGGGACCTGCGTTCCCGTGAAGCACTGCTGGATTACCTGAAAGAGCGTGATATCCCGACCACCGCTTCACTAGAGAAAATCTACAGCCGTGACGAAAACGCTTGGCACATCTCGACCGAAGGCGGCGTGCTGGAAAGCCCGTGGAATGCACCGAACAAAGATTGCTGGGTCTGGACGGTTGATCCTAAAGAAGCACCAGATCAAGCAGAGCAAGTCACTGTAACTGTTAAGCAGGGCAAAGTCGTTGCGGTGAATGGCGAAACCATGACGCCATTCCAGTGCCTGGAAACGCTGAACAAGATCGGTTCTAAACACGGCATCGGTCGTATTGATATCGTAGAAAACCGTCTGGTAGGGATTAAATCCCGCGGCTGCTACGAAACCCCAGGAGGCACCATCATGATGGCTGCACTGCGTGGTGTTGAGCAGTTGGTTCTGGATCGTGATAGCTTCAAATGGCGTGAGCAACTGGGCCTGGAAATGTCCTACGTGGTTTACGATGGCCGTTGGTTTGCACCGCTGCGTAAATCTTTGCAGGCATCAGCTGAGTCACTGGCAGAAGAAGTGAACGGTGAAGTCGTACTGGAGCTTTATAAAGGTCAGGTAACGGCGTTGCAGAAAAAATCTCCGAACAGCCTGTACAGCGAAGAGTTCGCCACCTTCGGTGAAGATGAAGTGTATGACCACAGCCACGCGGGCGGCTTCATCCGTCTGTTCTCGCTGTCGTCACGTATTCGTGCATTGAACGAGCTGAAGAAGTAA
- the argB gene encoding acetylglutamate kinase produces the protein MMNPLIIKLGGVLLDSEEALERLFTALVNYRQSHQRPLVIVHGGGCVVDELMKKLSLPVIKKNGLRVTPADQIDIITGALAGTANKTLLAWAKKHDINGVGLCLGDGDSVTVSRLDEELGHVGLAKPGSAKLITTLLDSGFLPIVSSIGVTAEGELMNVNADQAATALAATLGADLILLSDVSGILDGKGQRIAEMTAAKAEQLIAQGIITDGMIVKVNAALDAARTLGRPVDIASWRHAEQLPSLFNGVAIGTRILA, from the coding sequence ATGATGAATCCATTAATTATCAAATTAGGTGGCGTGCTGCTGGATAGCGAAGAAGCGCTGGAGCGTCTGTTTACTGCGCTGGTGAACTATCGTCAGTCTCATCAACGTCCACTGGTGATTGTTCACGGCGGCGGCTGCGTGGTCGATGAGCTGATGAAAAAGCTCTCCTTACCGGTTATCAAGAAAAATGGCCTGCGTGTGACTCCTGCTGACCAGATTGACATTATTACCGGTGCGTTGGCGGGAACGGCGAACAAAACATTGTTGGCGTGGGCAAAAAAACATGACATCAATGGTGTCGGTCTTTGCCTCGGCGATGGCGATAGCGTAACGGTTTCCAGACTCGACGAAGAACTGGGCCATGTAGGCCTGGCAAAACCAGGTTCAGCTAAGCTGATTACCACGCTTTTGGATTCTGGCTTCCTGCCGATTGTCAGCTCTATTGGCGTGACTGCTGAAGGCGAGTTGATGAACGTAAATGCTGACCAGGCGGCTACGGCGCTGGCGGCAACACTGGGTGCCGATCTCATTCTGTTGTCCGACGTCAGCGGCATTCTTGATGGCAAAGGGCAGCGTATTGCAGAAATGACGGCGGCAAAAGCGGAGCAGTTAATCGCTCAAGGCATTATTACCGACGGCATGATTGTTAAAGTCAACGCGGCGCTGGATGCAGCCCGCACGCTGGGTCGCCCTGTGGACATCGCGTCCTGGCGTCACGCGGAGCAGTTACCTTCTTTGTTTAACGGTGTGGCCATTGGCACCCGTATTCTGGCCTAG
- the argC gene encoding N-acetyl-gamma-glutamyl-phosphate reductase codes for MLNTLIVGASGYAGAELVNYLNRHPHMNITALTVSAQSNDAGKLISDLHPQLKGIVDMPLQPMSDISEFTDGVDVVFLATAHEVSHDLAPQFLAKGCVVIDLSGAFRVNDAKFYQLFYGFTHQHPELLEQAVYGLAEWQSDNIKETSLISVPGCYPTASQLALKPLIDAGLLDLNQWPVINATSGVSGAGRKAAISNSFCEVSLQPYGIFNHRHHPEIVSHLGTPVIFTPHLGNFPRGILATITCRLKAGVTQQQVAEVFNQAYQDKPLVRLYDKGVPALKNVVGLPFCDIGFAVQGEHLIVVATEDNLLKGASAQAVQCLNIRFGFAETQSLI; via the coding sequence ATGTTGAATACGCTGATTGTTGGTGCCAGCGGTTATGCAGGCGCAGAGCTTGTGAACTATTTGAATCGCCATCCTCATATGAACATAACCGCTTTGACGGTTTCAGCGCAAAGTAATGACGCAGGAAAATTGATATCTGATTTGCACCCGCAATTAAAAGGTATCGTTGATATGCCGTTACAGCCAATGTCGGATATCAGCGAATTTACCGACGGTGTAGATGTCGTGTTTCTCGCAACTGCCCATGAAGTCAGCCATGACCTGGCACCGCAGTTTCTGGCGAAAGGCTGTGTTGTTATCGACCTTTCTGGCGCCTTCCGCGTTAACGACGCCAAGTTTTATCAACTTTTCTACGGCTTTACGCATCAGCATCCTGAATTGCTGGAACAGGCAGTTTATGGTCTGGCGGAATGGCAGAGCGACAACATTAAAGAAACCAGTTTGATCTCGGTTCCTGGCTGTTATCCCACCGCATCTCAACTGGCGTTAAAACCTCTGATTGATGCCGGACTGCTGGATTTGAACCAATGGCCTGTGATCAACGCAACCAGCGGTGTTAGCGGCGCTGGGCGTAAGGCTGCGATTTCCAACAGCTTTTGCGAAGTGAGTCTGCAACCGTATGGCATTTTTAACCATCGCCATCATCCAGAAATTGTCAGCCACCTTGGTACTCCAGTGATTTTCACCCCGCACTTGGGCAATTTCCCGCGTGGGATCCTGGCGACCATTACCTGCCGTCTGAAAGCAGGGGTAACTCAGCAGCAAGTCGCTGAGGTGTTTAATCAAGCTTATCAAGATAAACCGTTAGTGCGCCTGTATGACAAAGGCGTGCCGGCACTGAAAAACGTGGTTGGCCTGCCGTTCTGCGATATTGGTTTCGCAGTGCAAGGCGAGCATCTGATTGTCGTCGCAACTGAAGATAATCTTCTTAAAGGCGCGTCGGCTCAGGCTGTGCAGTGTCTGAATATTCGTTTTGGCTTTGCCGAAACGCAGTCTCTTATTTAA